From the genome of Nicotiana tabacum cultivar K326 chromosome 17, ASM71507v2, whole genome shotgun sequence:
ataatattttctaattcacaaaatacttttcccaaaataaatttcttgactttctcttcattccatattcattattaattcttttctttacaaagaaatttttaatttataatcctttgaaaaaaattcaagggtattttagtcattttaacaaaagaaTAGATTATCATAACTTTTTAATCAAACACATCAACTGTTTATTATCAGTTTCAACACTTCTATCTAAACACGTAAATGAttattttaaaaatcagtttcatcacttaaaaatacttttcaGCACTACAAGCTTATCAGCTATttacaatcagctaatccaaacgggctttatttctgcttcttctcaaatttactttttttcttcaaaaatattgatcaagcaccttaactttgaaaaaaaatcacttttgaCCAAgtaaaaagcttggtcaaacgtGCTATAACACTGCCATTAGTCTTTCTCTATATGACTAAAGGTATGCTTTAACAATAAAACAAATTAGTTGTTGTTgtcttctttctattttctacTATACTAGTTATTACATTTATCTATAATGTTTTAAAGAGTATGTGTGTTTTAACGGAGGAGAAACGAGTAACTTAAGCGGAATAATATTGTGATGAGTCATGGTGGTTTATGTCTTTGAATTTGTTGGGAGAGAAGAGAGAAAATGCCGGTTACtcaatattaattttattttttaatttaaattaatattttttcttaattcAACTTTATTAATTTTCTCCTGTAACCAATGAAATTATACTTTTAATGTCTTTACAAGGAATTAAAAGATTAATATGAAAATAGTTGAAAAAGGTATGAATAGAAAAAGACACATACATTGGGTCGTTTAGTTGCGGGTTAGAGTtatgcaagtattagttatacatgtattagttatgcagaAATAAGTAATGCATGGATTAGTTACgcatgtattagttatacatgaaTTAGTTACGTAGGgattatttttttgaatatttggTTTGTTGTATTAGAAATTGATACACATTAtataaaatttaaagttaaatacTTATTTACTGATTTTGTCTCTAATAGATTGAGAAGAGGAAGAGCCTAGCAGTCAGGCATGAGTACTCTCCAAAGGGTTTGATACAAATCAATTAATCGAAGGAGGCCTTTATGTGTAAAGTAATAGGGGTAAAtttgttattttaatattttatacatGTATTACTAATACATATATTAGTTATTCCATCTTTTACCCCgcataaaataatacaaagatTGGCTCATAACTTATACGTGTATTATTTATGTAGAATTGTAAAATGACAACCAAATATGGTATTACTTATGCTTAATTTTGTACAAAATAACTAAAGGCTACCAAACATTGTATAAGTTATGTTGCCCCCAATACATGGGTTCAAATTGCAAATAACtcaaatttataaatttaatatattatattttaaaaggaaTTTAAAAAACGAGTTTAACCTCTTTTGCCAAAATAGTTAAGAAAATTTagcaaaaatttaaaaatgagtTTGATTCCGACTACCAAGTTTGCTTCCGACTACCAATTTCTAACATGCAACATACCAGTGTTATTTTACAAGTGGAGGGTCGGGGAAAGATAAGTTGTACAAAGTGAGACTCTTTCGATAGAAACTCGGCTAAAAAAACGTTTTCAAAGCAAATTTATAAatataagaataaagaagaaagatgaaaatgttaaagaaaataaaagtattGATAGAAAATATAGTAAAGATAATCAAAATATCCATTTCAACTTTTcaggaaagaaaaatcaaaggtaaaaaaaatgaaagaaaaatcaaattcaataaaatgatattattattttttaattttatccaaatacaaacaaattaTAAATGCGGTCAACCACTTCTTAGGACTCTCTGCAGCTTTCCCCATTTCTTCGGCCACtcccctttaaaaataaattattaccAGAATTacatattataattaattatcaTCATCTATACAGTTTAGTGCAATATTTATTCTtaattaatataatataatagTGTATATTGTTTTCCTAATTGACGTACTATGACCATCTTTCCACGAAATCCAACTATTTTTCTTATTGGAATCAAACTCCATAATCAACGTTCCAATAAAAATCAGTCAAAACTAAAAAGCGACGGCAGTTTGTGTAAATCATCTAATTTAAGCCTCATTTCTTATATGTAATCACTCCCGCTCATTCCCCCCAACCTTCTCCTTCTAATCTTCCTCTCTCAAAACCCTAAAGCTAATACTCCACTGACTCTGAGAAAAATTCAAGAGCTCTCATACATCTTAGCATTTACCAAAGACCCATTTGAACTTGTTATTGCTCTTTTGGTATCTTTATTGCTTGAAGGATAATATCAGTTCTTTCCTTGTAAGTTCACACATTTAAGCTTTTTTCTTATATAAATATCtgctttaattaattgttgtAATAATTGAACACCCTTTTCCCTATTATGCTTGCTCTTTAATTTTTGGCAACTTTTTTGCTTACTTCGAAAGTTGTTTTATTTGTTGAGTTTTGTGTTAATTTAGCTTTGAGTGTGTTCACTTCctccatcattttgggtttcaGTGCATTTTCCGCGTAGGGTACGTCTGTTTGATGGTTAATTTGTTAAAAACATTTTTGGGTTAAAGTGGTTTTTTTCTTGATAATGAAATGATTAAGTGGGTTTTCTAATATTGGGAAAAATATTTGCAGATATGCTTGTGTTATGGGAAGTCCAGAGGTATTAGAGAATGGGGCTGTGAGTAATGGGAATGGTATAAAATCACGCGATGAGGATGACCTCGAGGGAATGACAAACGGTGGGTTTGAGAACATGGTTAATGGTGGAAAGGAAAATGAGAATTTGGGTGATGAGATATTGGAGGATTTTGATACTTATTGGGAAGATATCAATGACAGCTTAATGGTATCGAGGATGGTGAGTGACTCGGTGATTAAGGGAATGGTGACTGCTGTGGAGCAAGATGCGGCTGAGAGGCTAGCTGCTAAGGAAATGGAATTAACCAACTTGAAGGAGTATTTGCAATTTCATGATGGGGGTCTTAGCAAAATTGAATCTCTTGGGTCATTCACGTTGCAGGATGAGCTAGAAAGCATGAAATTTCGGAAACACTTGAGTCTATCAGATGTTTTTATGGAGCATGACAAGATGGGAGACTTTCTTGATGGGCTAAGAAGTTCGGCAAAGGCTGAATTCAAGAAGTTGAATAAGAGTATTTATGAGGTTAGAGGATCCAATTGTATCAGGAACATCAGCCCTCGCTCTGAGATGGTGGGACTAGAAGGTATTCTTCAGGAGAAGGATTCTGGAATCTGGGATCAGGTGGACAAAACAATAGATAACCTGAAAATGATGGTGGAAACCATCTTTAAGCGAATGGATGATATGCTACAATTGTCCAAGACATCACTTGGTCAGTGGCAGGAGGAGCATCTCACTGAAGTGGAGCTTGAGGCCATGGTAATGCGCAGTGTAATTCGGACTGTGCAGGAAGACTTTGAGTACAAATTGTGGGACCAGTATGCTCAATTATGTGGTGACCGAAATGAGAAGTTGAATGACATCTCTAGTTTACGGACGGATTTGGAAGCTGTTTTAAAGTCATTGTCAAGTTCAGAAACAGGGCATATGATTTCCCATGGATTGCATGATGCTGATTTCTTTGCACGCAAGACATCAAGTGAGCATGTGACTTCTTCAAAAGCTGTTTGGGATGGAAATGAGAAGATGGGCGATTCTAAGACTGATATACCTGAGAACTTTGATGCTGCCACATTGAAGCACATGTCAAGAGACGAAATAGTGAACCATTTCAATAATATACTGACAAAGATGAAGAGACACCATGAGTCCATTCTGCAAAAGAAAACCGATGAATATTTTGTTCTAAGAGCAGATTATCTAAAGCTTAGAGGAGGCTCTGCTGTGCCACACAAAAAGGATAAGGGTGAATTTGATGTTTTAAGGAAGAAGATTCCAGAAATTATATTCAAATTGGATGATATTCTTGTGGAGAATGAAAAACATCCTGCATTTACCCAGGAGACTCTAAGTTTCGGTAACTTGAAGGATAGGCTTGATAGCCTTCTTTCTGAAAATCACCAGTTCAGAGACTTGCTTAGAGATAAGAAAAATGAAGTTAAGTCCCTTTTGTCCCAGGTTTCCGATGCTACGGAGAAGAGGCTGCAACATTCTTTGGCGGAAGCAGACATGCTAAAACAGATAGGAGATCTCAATGTAGCCATGGAACAGTCACTCATAGAAGCTTCTGTAAGGGAAGAAGTGTATACCTGTTTTCTAAGGGATCTTAGCAGGGGGACAGGAAATGAAGTTGAGGAATTAAACTTGGGATTTGATATGATTAATGATAGTAGTGATACTGATGCTGGACGTACTAGAAAGGTTGAAATTGAAGATTTAGATTTGGAGTGCCTGATTATGCAAGAAACTTGTGGAGTGATTTTCGGTGAAGGCATCAAGGAGGCTAAAGACATTCTCAAAGAACTGTATTGTGAGTATTTGAATGAAAAAGAAATTCGAATATCTCTTGAGACCAAAGTTAGTCAGATGGAAAACGAATTGAAATTCGAGGTTGAAGAGAAGGACAGGCTAAAGCAAAATGTTTCTGAGCTGGAAACGTCTGTGAACGAAAAGGAAAGGTTAGCAACAGATGCTTCAGCTGCTCTTGCAAAAGAGAGGAAGCAATTTGAGCAGGTGTGTCAAGAGTTAAATACTGTGAAAGAATTTGCAAGTCAGCAACAAACATTAGCTTCTGGGTGCAACAAAGAAGTAAATGTAGTAAAAGGCCAGTTGGCAGAAGCATTGGAGCAAATTGTAGTATTGAAAGAGGAGGCAGTACAATTAAATAAAAGTCTTGAGGAGAAGGCCGAGGAGTTAAAAGAAGCTAATCACAGGGAAGATATGGCCCTTGCTATCTCTGAAGAGAGGCAGACTGTTTTGTCCTCACTTGAAGCAAAAGAAATAGAGCTAAGAAAGCAGGTGGAAACAATTATTGGTAATATAAATGAATCATCAAAGATGCTTGCTGATTTTGAATGCAGGGTGACAGGAAGTTTGATAACAAATAATGCCAGGTCAGTGCTTCCCTAACCATTTCGATAAGTAATTGGAATATCATAGTGCCAATATGTACAGAAAGGCTTTTTGTCCCTTCAAATACGCAGAGAATCCAAAAGGTTGACAAAAGAACACCCAAAAGTTACTGCAGATTACACCAAGAACATAACATTTGTAAGACACTACTTTCTAAAACAAACACTGATATGGACTTGTTTTCAGAACACCTGTGTTCTGTTCTTGTCATAAGgacctaaaaataaataaagg
Proteins encoded in this window:
- the LOC107779318 gene encoding WPP domain-associated protein-like, whose product is MGSPEVLENGAVSNGNGIKSRDEDDLEGMTNGGFENMVNGGKENENLGDEILEDFDTYWEDINDSLMVSRMVSDSVIKGMVTAVEQDAAERLAAKEMELTNLKEYLQFHDGGLSKIESLGSFTLQDELESMKFRKHLSLSDVFMEHDKMGDFLDGLRSSAKAEFKKLNKSIYEVRGSNCIRNISPRSEMVGLEGILQEKDSGIWDQVDKTIDNLKMMVETIFKRMDDMLQLSKTSLGQWQEEHLTEVELEAMVMRSVIRTVQEDFEYKLWDQYAQLCGDRNEKLNDISSLRTDLEAVLKSLSSSETGHMISHGLHDADFFARKTSSEHVTSSKAVWDGNEKMGDSKTDIPENFDAATLKHMSRDEIVNHFNNILTKMKRHHESILQKKTDEYFVLRADYLKLRGGSAVPHKKDKGEFDVLRKKIPEIIFKLDDILVENEKHPAFTQETLSFGNLKDRLDSLLSENHQFRDLLRDKKNEVKSLLSQVSDATEKRLQHSLAEADMLKQIGDLNVAMEQSLIEASVREEVYTCFLRDLSRGTGNEVEELNLGFDMINDSSDTDAGRTRKVEIEDLDLECLIMQETCGVIFGEGIKEAKDILKELYCEYLNEKEIRISLETKVSQMENELKFEVEEKDRLKQNVSELETSVNEKERLATDASAALAKERKQFEQVCQELNTVKEFASQQQTLASGCNKEVNVVKGQLAEALEQIVVLKEEAVQLNKSLEEKAEELKEANHREDMALAISEERQTVLSSLEAKEIELRKQVETIIGNINESSKMLADFECRVTGSLITNNARFEHSSSQLDSLVKKANLLRRTILLYQQRLDRRCSDLQLAEAEVDLLGDEVDTLLSLLEKIYIALDHYSPVLQHYPGIIEILKVIKRELTGESTKLVKSSPA